The following coding sequences are from one Prionailurus viverrinus isolate Anna chromosome D2, UM_Priviv_1.0, whole genome shotgun sequence window:
- the NKX6-2 gene encoding homeobox protein Nkx-6.2, giving the protein MDANRPGAFVLSSAPLAALHNMAEMKTSLFPYALQGPAGFKAPALGGLGAQLPLGTPHGISDILGRPVGAAGGGLLGGLPRLNGLASSAGVYFGPAAVARGYPKPLAELPGRPPIFWPGVVQGSPWRDPRLAGPAQAGGVLDKDGKKKHSRPTFSGQQIFALEKTFEQTKYLAGPERARLAYSLGMTESQVKVWFQNRRTKWRKRHAAEMASAKKKQDSDAEKLKVGGSDAEDDDEYNRPLDPNSDDEKITRLLKKHKPANLALVSPCGGGAGDAL; this is encoded by the exons atGGACGCTAACCGCCCGGGCGCGTTCGTGCTGAGCAGCGCGCCCCTGGCCGCGCTGCACAACATGGCCGAGATGAAGACGTCGCTGTTCCCGTATGCGCTGCAGGGCCCGGCCGGCTTCAAGGCGCCCGCGCTGGGCGGCCTGGGCGCGCAGCTGCCGCTCGGCACCCCTCACGGCATCAGCGACATCCTGGGGCGGCCGGTgggcgcggcgggcggcggccTCCTGGGCGGCCTGCCCCGTCTCAACGGGCTCGCGTCGTCGGCCGGCGTCTACTTCGGGCCCGCGGCCGTGGCGCGCGGCTACCCCAAGCCGCTGGCCGAGCTGCCCGGGCGCCCGCCCATCTTCTGGCCCGGCGTGGTGCAGGGCTCGCCCTGGAGGGACCCGCGCCTGGCCGGCCCGG CCCAGGCCGGCGGGGTCCTGGACAAGGACGGCAAGAAGAAGCACTCGCGGCCGACCTTCTCGGGCCAGCAGATCTTCGCGCTGGAGAAGACCTTCGAGCAGACCAAGTACCTGGCGGGCCCGGAGCGCGCGCGCCTCGCCTACTCCCTGGGCATGACCGAGAGCCAGGTCAAG GTGTGGTTCCAGAACCGCCGAACCAAGTGGCGCAAGCGGCACGCGGCGGAGATGGCGTCGGCCAAGAAGAAGCAGGACTCGGACGCCGAGAAGCTGAAGGTGGGCGGCTCAGACGCGGAGGACGACGACGAGTACAACCGGCCCCTGGACCCCAACTCGGACGACGAGAAGATCACGCGGCTGCTCAAGAAGCACAAACCCGCGAACTTGGCGCTGGTCAGCCCgtgcggcggcggcgcgggggaCGCCTTGTGA